From a region of the Mercurialis annua linkage group LG1-X, ddMerAnnu1.2, whole genome shotgun sequence genome:
- the LOC126660308 gene encoding uncharacterized protein LOC126660308 yields the protein MTSLSVVVGLTANTSTVFPLQQEPLEVYCAFRTRISSPFLILLFFQADRVARWSAILPELQTDLLCFLVGDFNEILLPTERLNCSSYSTGMIQFGDFIQASNLIEVNLQGHLFTWNNNHSRSKIDRCFLSANAFILWLNLSLSTLGPKPFKSINAWWSNSSFHEFVANSWRDISASPGIDGLASKLRLLRQLIKTWNVNCFGNLNTRYEETQTSIDNLETSADSRPLSDQEVAELMSLRGELNSVSKQQKSLWYQKSRLNWNFFGDRNSKFFHTVASVHSSNNLVSEIVVENQRFTTPETIKLNVHLYYKDLFKSPVKIDFSLDSLPIQRLTVEQAASLSAQFSEEEIFLTLLGCEYNKAPGPDGFNYFFYKKAWKIIKHDILELFNNFHHTGAFPADLNTAFLVLIPNRKGATDIKDFWPISLINGVFKLLSKVLANRLSPLLPLLISENQFVFIKGRNIHDCHMLASDLIHLVHIRKESSSQLSVLVNGSPSKNSTMHRGVRQGDPIFPMFFVLAVEGLKALFEKAIDLGLLDGIHVDGYAVPISILQFADDTHLFVPKDLKMISSIIGINVDDNSLDEASRILNCKIEKLSITYLGLPLSLKPVKAKKWDPVIRTFLLNERVVLSLERLMRRFLWNESVSSAWFSKVSWIDVCLPFTEGGLNITPLRTKNQSLLLEWIWKLITADKNSFWFLVISCSSGFKNWFDLEEIAAQRLSHLWKGIVSVCFKNSQVRDLFLSHLGSRICSGSNTRFWHDSWADASALLHLFPDLFQLSRGPQLSQRGLRLGEQEQFQSLHNLISDRTPSSSGTTDVFNWQGKSFSSAAFNSAWFNASRHQVSCYGRFWKFKLPPRINFFMWLLARDRISSNIMLIHRGVSLINASCTFCSEDETSIHIILHCRFAWHTWNPVLKRCNITWSAPNSIHQFFDFWSSLCNRRFRYLWQTIWFFFIWELWKVRNKRVFSQDYMDNDTLVYQTICKAVIFYKDNNKGFDYSANDVYRNLSFFCNFL from the exons ATGACTTCACTGTCAGTCGTTGTTGGCCTAACTGCGAATACATCTACTGTTTTCCCCCTTCAACAGGAGCCTCTAGAGGTTTACTGTGCATTTAGGACAAGAATTTCTTCTCCGTTTCTCATTCTGTTATTTTTCCAAG CAGATAGAGTTGCTCGTTGGTCAGCCATTCTTCCTGAACTTCAGACTGATTTACTTTGCTTCTTGGTAGGGGACTTCAATGAAATTCTGCTTCCGACAGAAAGGCTTAACTGTTCTAGCTATTCTACTGGTATGATACAATTTGGTGATTTTATTCAAGCTTCTAATCTTATCGAAGTAAATCTTCAGGGTCATCTTTTTACGTGGAACAACAATCACTCTCGTTCCAAGATCGATAGATGTTTTCTTTCAGCTAACGCTTTCATCTTATGGCTTAATCTTTCCTTATCCACTTTG GGTCCAAAGCCGTTCAAATCGATTAATGCTTGGTGGTCTAATTCTTCTTTTCATGAATTTGTGGCTAACTCTTGGAGAGATATTTCGGCATCCCCTGGAATTGATGGATTGGCTTCTAAGCTGAGATTGCTGCGCCAGTTAATCAAAACTTGGAATGTCAATTGTTTCGGCAACCTAAACACTAGATATGAGGAAACCCAGACGTCGATTGATAACTTAGAAACATCTGCAGATTCCCGCCCTCTTTCTGACCAGGAAGTGGCTGAGCTTATGAGTTTACGTGGAGAGCTAAATTCAGTTTCTAAGCAACAAAAGTCGCTTTGGTACCAAAAGTCTAGATtgaattggaatttttttggcGATAGGAATTCCAAATTCTTTCACACCGTTGCATCGGTTCATTCTAGCAATAACCTTGTTTCTGAGATAGTAGTAGAGAATCAACGTTTTACGACTCCAGAGACCATCAAACTTAATGTTCATCTTTACTACAAGGATCTTTTTAAATCTCCTGTTAAAATAGACTTTTCCCTTGATTCTTTGCCTATTCAAAGATTGACTGTTGAGCAAGCTGCTAGTCTTTCAGCGCAATTTTCGGAGGAGGAGATCTTTCTTACTTTGCTGGGTTGTGAGTATAACAAAGCTCCAGGGCCTGATggattcaattattttttctataaaaaagcATGGAAGATCATTAAACATGACATTCTCGAACTGTTTAATAACTTTCATCATACAGGTGCTTTCCCTGCTGATCTGAACACTGCTTTTTTGGTCCTTATTCCGAATAGGAAGGGCGCTACAGACATCAAGGATTTTTGGCCAATTAGCTTGATTAACGGAGTTTTTAAATTGCTTTCAAAGGTTCTGGCTAACAGGTTATCTCCTTTACTTCCTCTTCTCATCTCAGAAAATCAATTCGTTTTTATTAAGGGTAGAAATATCCATGATTGTCACATGCTTGCATCGGATTTGATTCATCTTGTTCATATTCGGAAGGAGTCG tCTTCCCAGTTATCAGTTCTTGTGAATGGAAGTCCTAGTAAGAATTCCACTATGCATAGAGGGGTCAGACAAGGCGATCCTATTTTTCCTATGTTCTTTGTTCTTGCAGTTGAAGGCTTAAAAGCGCTTTTCGAAAAGGCTATTGACTTGGGTCTTTTAGATGGAATTCATGTGGATGGCTATGCAGTGCCTATTTCTATCCTGCAGTTTGCAGATGATACGCATTTATTTGTTCCTAAAGATTTGAAGATG atatCATCTATCATTGGTATTAATGTAGATGATAATTCTCTTGATGAAGCTTCTCGCATCCTAAACTGCAAAATAGAAAAATTGTCGATCACATATCTTGGGTTACCGCTCTCATTGAAGCCGGTTAAAGCTAAGAAGTGGGATCCTGTAATTAGAACTTTTCTTCTCAACGAGCGGG TTGTTCTATCTCTAGAGCGATTGATGCGTCGCTTTCTTTGGAACGAGTCTGTCTCTTCAGCGTGGTTTAGTAAAGTTTCTTGGATTGATGTTTGTTTGCCGTTTACTGAAGGTGGATTGAATATAACTCCTTTGAGAACAAAAAATCAAAGTTTGCTTCTAGAGTGGATTTGGAAGCTAATTACTGCGGATAAAAATTCATTCTGGTTTCTTGTTATTTCTTGTAGCTCCGGGTTCAAAAACTGGTTTGATTTGGAAGAGATAGCAGCGCAGAGATTATCGCATTTATGGAAAGGGATAGTTTCAGTTTGCTTTAAAAACTCTCAGGTCCGGGACCTGTTTCTTTCCCATCTTGGCAGCAGAATTTGTTCAGGGAGTAATactcgcttttggcatgattcatgGGCTGATGCTTCAGctcttcttcatttatttcCAGATTTATTTCAGCTGAGTAGGGGTCCGCAGCTTTCT CAGCGTGGTCTTCGTCTTGGCGAACAAGAGCAATTCCAATCCCTGCATAATTTGATTTCTGACCGCACTCCTTCTTCTTCAGGCACAACGGATGTCTTTAATTGGCAAGGGAAAAGCTTCTCTTCGGCAGCTTTTAACTCAGCTTGGTTTAATGCTTCTCGGCATCAGGTTTCATGTTATGGGAGATTCTGGAAGTTTAAGCTCCCTCCGCGAATCAATTTTTTCATGTGGCTTCTAGCTAGAGATCGGATTTCTTCAAATATTATGTTGATTCATAGGGGTGTCTCGCTTATAAATGCTAGCTGCACGTTTTGTTCGGAAGATGAGACAAGCATTCATATAATTCTCCATTGTCGGTTTGCTTGGCACACTTGGAATCCAGTCTTGAAGCGTTGTAATATTACATGGTCAGCTCCTAACTCAATTCATCAGTTTTTCGATTTCTGGAGTTCCTTATGTAACAGGCGGTTTCGATATCTTTGGCAAACCATTTGGTTTTTCTTCATTTGGGAGTTGTGGAAAGTGAGGAACAAGCGAGTTTTCAGCCAAGATTATATGGACAACGACACATTGGTTTACCAAACTATTTGCAAAGCTGTGATTTTCTACAAAGATAACAACAAAGGATTTGATTATTCGGCTAATGATGTTTATAgaaatttatcttttttctgTAATTTCTTGTAG
- the LOC126679650 gene encoding zinc finger protein 10, with amino-acid sequence MEQARCWMWTKQNPNRLSSSHLQASSYEDSWEEQAFAEDAAGPLGGCIWPPRSYSCSFCKREFRSAQALGGHMNVHRRDRARLKQSPPENEILPLQNHSNLFQNPYTSLGFPYPSHQICSLVCNPNPNSDPTFSKVSSISPIQDNCHEMNFFPSFSASTTKEENHKSSYRSPTMDRYYDVVSDPESEKEKNLTILESGCRAKVDNYVKTDLSVSLNLVVRRTRPTISNGHDEHDDEGAISCKRRRISTSSVPFFMKSNLSTDKHHVGSELFGISPFSIEELDLELRLGDRPKVK; translated from the coding sequence ATGGAGCAAGCAAGATGCTGGATGTGGACTAAGCAAAACCCTAATAGATTGAGCAGTTCTCATCTTCAAGCATCATCATATGAAGATTCATGGGAAGAACAAGCTTTTGCAGAAGATGCAGCTGGTCCTTTAGGAGGTTGTATATGGCCACCAAGATCTTATTCTTGCAGCTTTTGTAAGAGAGAATTTAGGTCTGCTCAAGCTCTTGGTGGTCATATGAATGTCCATAGAAGAGATAGAGCAAGACTTAAACAATCTCCACCTGAAAATGAAATTCTTCCTCTTCAAAATCATAgcaatttgtttcaaaatccTTATACTTCTTTGGGTTTTCCATACCCATCTCATCAGATTTGTTCTTTGGTTtgtaaccctaaccctaattctGATCCTACTTTTAGTAAGGTTTCATCAATCTCCCCTATTCAAGATAATTGCCATGAAATGAATTTCTTCCCTAGTTTTTCTGCTTCTACTACTAAAGAAGAAAACCATAAGAGCTCTTATAGATCTCCGACTATGGATCGATACTACGACGTTGTTTCGGATCCTGAGAGTGAAAAAGAGAAGAATTTGACAATTCTAGAATCAGGATGTAGGGCTAAAGTGGATAATTATGTCAAGACGGATCTATCTGTGAGTTTAAACTTAGTTGTTCGAAGAACTCGACCAACGATATCTAACGGTCATGACGAACACGACGATGAGGGCGCTATAAGCTGCAAAAGAAGGAGAATCAGTACTTCATCAGTGCCCTTCTTCATGAAGTCAAATTTATCAACTGATAAACATCATGTCGGGTCAGAGTTATTCGGAATTAGTCCTTTCTCTATAGAGGAATTGGATCTTGAACTCAGGCTTGGCGACAGGCCAAAGGTAAAATAG